One segment of Meriones unguiculatus strain TT.TT164.6M chromosome X, Bangor_MerUng_6.1, whole genome shotgun sequence DNA contains the following:
- the Serpina7 gene encoding thyroxine-binding globulin, with protein MPVFLYLFFLVSGLQATIHCVLHNSSEYKVKTCQLPQPNAALYKMPFINADFAFSLYQRLSEENPHWNVFFSPVSISSVLAMLSFGSGSSTQTQILEVMGFNLTDTPVTELQQGFQHLICSLNFPKSELELQMGNAVFMGQQLKPLATFLDDVKTLYETEVFSTDFSNVSAAQQEINSYVEKQTKGKIVGLIQDLKLNAIMILVNYIHFKAQWANPFHVSKTEESSNFSVDKSTTVQVPMMHQLEQYYHFVGVELNCTVLQMDYSENALALFVLPKEGHMEWVEAAMSTKTLKKWNHLLEKGWVELFVPKFSISATYDLGSTLQKMGMRDAFAESADFSGITEDNGLKLSYAFHKAVLHIGEEGTKEETIPEAGFLDQAEVASLHPVIRFDRTFLLMILEKGTKSILFLGKVVNPKKE; from the exons ATGCCAGTGTTCCTCTATCTGTTTTTCTTGGTATCTGGCCTTCAGGCTACAATCCATTGTGTGCTACATAACAGCTCTGAATACAAAGTAAAGACCTGCCAATTGCCCCAACCAAATGCCGCTCTCTATAAGATGCCATTTATCAACGCTGACTTTGCAttcagtttatatcagaggctCTCTGAGGAGAACCCACATTGGAACGTCTTCTTCTCCCCTGTGAGCATATCTTCTGTGTTAGCCATGCTTTCTTTTGGATCTGGCTCTAGCACCCAAACTCAGATTCTGGAGGTTATGGGATTTAACCTCACAGATACTCCTGTGACAGAATTACAGCAGGGCTTCCAGCATTTAATTTGTTCATTAAATTTCCCAAAAAGTGAACTAGAATTGCAGATGGGAAATGCAGTTTTCATGGGGCAGCAGCTGAAACCACTGGCAACGTTTTTGGATGATGTCAAGACTCTCTATGAAACAGAAGTCTTTTCTACTGATTTCTCCAATGTTTCTGCAGCTCAGCAGGAAATCAATAGTTATGTAGAGAAGCAAACCAAAGGGAAAATTGTAGGCTTAATTCAAGACCTCAAGCTGAATGCTATTATGATTCTGGTGAACTACATTCACTTCAAAG CCCAGTGGGCAAATCCTTTTCATGTATCTAAAACAGAAGAGAGTTCCAACTTCTCAGTGGACAAGAGCACCACAGTTCAAGTGCCCATGATGCATCAGCTGGAACAATACTATCATTTTGTGGGTGTCGAGCTGAATTGTACAGTACTTCAAATGGACTATAGTGAGAATGCCCTGGCACTTTTTGTCCTTCCAAAGGAAGGACACATGGAGTGGGTGGAAGCAGCCATGTCAACTAAAACACTGAAGAAGTGGAACCATTTGCTGGAGAAAGG ATGGGTTGAATTGTTTGTTCCAAAGTTTTCCATTTCTGCCACATATGACCTTGGAAGCACACTTCAGAAGATGGGCATGAGGGATGCCTTTGCTGAAAGTGCTGATTTTTCTGGAATCACAGAAGACAATGGTTTAAAACTTTCCTAT GCTTTTCACAAGGCTGTGCTGCACATTGGAGAAGAAGGAACCAAAGAAGAAACTATTCCTGAAGCTGGCTTTCTGGATCAGGCAGAAGTAGCTTCTCTTCATCCTGTTATTAGATTTGATAGAACATTCTTACTGATGATTTTGGAGAAAGGAACCAAAAGCATTCTCTTTTTAGGGAAAGTTGTTAATCCAAAAAAAGAGTAA